The Maylandia zebra isolate NMK-2024a linkage group LG4, Mzebra_GT3a, whole genome shotgun sequence genome includes a window with the following:
- the tcap gene encoding telethonin produces MPICTVLEKSNGVLVGAELTCSVREDNKAQRESYTADWHSVSLKTQPQDRQTMNMNDTSRGETLSRQWQARSLTQKCPSGVFRVGTVERGVREHQLLPKRNTLPLPIFTPAELGVRLGRGAPHTLEDLQPFPTPDGVCPSKRTVDEITRDLPPVKPTLMEFAKAPKALGRSMSQEAQRG; encoded by the exons ATGCCAATCTGTACCGTGCTGGAGAAGAGCAATGGTGTGCTGGTGGGAGCTGAGCTGACCTGCAGTGTGAGGGAAGACAACAAGGCTCAGAGGGAGAGCTATACTGCTGACTGGCACAGCGTTAGTCTCAAGACTCAACCTCAAGACAG GCAGACCATGAACATGAACGACACTTCTCGTGGGGAGACTCTGTCCCGGCAGTGGCAGGCACGTTCACTGACACAGAAGTGTCCCTCTGGTGTCTTTAGGGTGGGCACAGTGGAAAGAGGGGTCAGGGAGCACCAGTTGCTTCCAAAGAGAAACACCCTCCCCTTGCCCATCTTTACCCCCGCAGAGCTGGGCGTCAGGCTCGGACGTGGAGCGCCACACACATTGGAGGACCTGCAGCCATTTCCCACTCCAGATGGAGTGTGTCCCAGCAAGAGGACGGTGGATGAAATCACCAGAGATCTCCCTCCAGTCAAGCCGACCCTCATGGAGTTTGCCAAAGCACCCAAAGCCCTGGGGCGCTCCATGTCTCAGGAGGCCCAGAGAGggtga
- the mreg gene encoding melanoregulin has protein sequence MGSAFNRFCMQFCCCCCVADDEEEEDEKQPLVPADPLDYFTREVQKRRDEETNLWSEPGDPSHSERQDDRVLYSLLQARQKTRMGSTGYRRLSVDIEAMRDTRREVREKWKTILENLGFMAEADSLLAVSAGGSHDRMRNAPRARALLHTLHSETSIFNSNKEPPPERYLFILDRLLYLDIAEDFVAKAKRFYPPKDDSDEETPGLSVNLPLLLARMGAMNGGGEDEEEQSEKDDENLSD, from the exons ATGGGTTCAGCCTTTAACAGGTTCTGCATGcagttctgctgctgctgctgtgttgctgatgatgaagaagaagaagatgaaaagCAGCCTTTAGTACC TGCGGATCCGTTGGACTATTTTACCCGTGAAGTCCAGAAGCGTCGAGATGAGGAAACAAACCTGTGGAGTGAGCCGGGAGACCCCAGCCATTCGGAGAGACAGGATGACCGGGTGCTCTACTCTCTGCTGCAGGCCAGGCAGAAGACCCGCATGGGCTCCACG GGCTATCGTCGTCTGAGTGTTGATATCGAGGCCATGAGAGACACACGCAGAGAAGTCAGAGAGAAATGGAAGACAATCCTGGAAAATCTAG GTTTTATGGCAGAAGCAGACTCTCTGCTGGCTGTGTCTGCTGGGGGCTCACATGACCGCATGCGTAACGCCCCGAGAGCACGTGCCCTCCTTCACACACTTCACTCTGAGACCTCCATCTTCAACAGCAACAAAGAACCACCACCAGAAAGATATCTTTTCATCCTG GATCGTCTCCTGTACCTAGACATAGCTGAAGATTTTGTGGCAAAGGCAAAACGCTTCTACCCTCCAAAGGATGACTCTGACGAGGAGACGCCGGGTCTCTCCGTAAACCTGCCGCTGCTGCTGGCCAGGATGGGGGCCATGAACGGAGGAggggaagatgaggaggagcaGAGCGAAAAAGATGATGAAAACTTGAGTGACTGA